A region of the Candidatus Rokuibacteriota bacterium genome:
AGCGGCTCTATGCGGACCGGGGAGTTATGCGGACCTGTGGGACCATTTCGTCGTTGCCTTCATGGGTTAACCGCGCCGGAACTCCGCATAACCGTGGGGGCTCTCAGGGCGGCGATCAGTCGGTCGGGCGGCCGGAACTTCCCCGGCCGGAGCGCCGGCGGCGTCATCGCCGCGAGCGCCTCGAGCTTCTCCGTCGGGTCGGCCTGCAAGTAGATGTCGGTGGTCTGTGTGCTGGCATGGCCGAGCCACAGCGAGACCTTGCGCAGGTCGCGTGTCGCCTGCAGGGTGGTGAGCGCGCAGGTGTGTCGCAGCACGTGCGGGGAGACACGCTTGGCCCGGAGCGACGGGCACCGCGCGGCGGTCGCGGCGACGTGCTTGGCGAGCACGCACTCGAAGCCGGAGCGCGTCATGGGCTTGCCCCAGGCGTTGAGGAACAGCTCCGGACTGGGCGCGTCACCGCGCACGGCGAGCCAGGCGCGGATCGTGTCGCCCACGGACTTCCACAGCGTCAGGGCGCGCTCGCGGCGCCCCTTGCCGCGCACACGCACGTCGACGTAGCGGCCGGTGAACTGCACCTCGTCGAGGCGCAGGCCGACGAGCTCGGAGACACGCAGGCCGCCCGCGAGCGCCAGCAGCAGCATGGCGCGGTCGCGGATGCCGAGGCGCGTGGTCGGCTCGGGCGCGTCGAGGAGCGCACGCTGCTCCTCGGCACTGAGGTGCCGGACGATCCGCGTGTCGGTCCGCTGCGCGGGGATGGCCCGAACGCAGCGGACCTGATCGAGCGCCGCCGGCACGCGGTACTCGACGAATCGCATGAAGGAGCGGATGGCGGCCAGCCGGGCGTTCCGCGTGCGCGGCGTGTTGTGCCGCTCCTGCTGGAGATGGTCGAGGAATCGCAACACGAGTGGCGCGTCGAGGTCCTCCAGCGCGAGCGCGGCGGGCGCCACGCCGAGCGCGTGGTTCATAAACTGGAAGAGGAGCTGAAAGGCGTAGGCGTAGGTGTCGCAGGTATGCGGGCTGGCCCGCAGATCCACGGCGAGCCGCTGCCGGAGGAACGCGGTGATGTGGGGCGCAATGGGTGTCATCGGGCTCCTCCGTCGAGGAATCGCTCGCAGGCATCGGCCACGCCCCGCATCAGCAGCGGCGTTGCGTGCAGGTACCAGCACGTGTCGGCGACGTTGCGATGGCCGAGGTAGGTCGACAGCGCACGCATGTGCCAGCCGACGGGGCTCCCGCCCTGCGGACACGCCTCCAGGGCCCGTACCGCAAAGGTATGCCGCAGGTCGTGGATCCGCGGTCCGGGTGTGCCGGGACCGGCACGAAGACCGGTGTGGCGTGCCAGGTGCAGGAACGTCTTGGTCACCGTCGGCATGGGAAGCCGGCCGCCCTTCGGCGAGACGAAGACGTAGTCGCTCACCGTGCTGGCGCGCCGGCGCCGCTCGAGATAGCCGTCGAGCGCCGCGGCGGCGGTCTCGTGCAAGGGCACGAGCCGGGTCTTGTTGAACTTCGCCTTGCGAATCACGAGGCCGTCACTCGTGACGTCCCCGAATCGCAGCGCCAGCGCCTCGGACACCCGCACGCCGCTTGACGCGAGCAGGCCGAACAGCGTCGTGAAGACCTGCGGGCGTAGCGGCCAGATGGCCGGGAGCTGGCGGGCCGCGTCGAGCAGGCGGCGCAGCTCGTCCGGCGCGTAGATGTGGGGCCGGGGACGCACGTGCCGGCGCCCGAACACGAAGATCGGCGGCACCTCGTGCCGGGGATCTTCGGCCCGTGCGTGGCGCGCGAAGCCGGCGACTGCCCGGAGCCGGCGCTCCCGTTGCCAGAGCGACCGCGCCGCCGCCGCCCAGTCGGTCGCCGTCTGCGTCCGGACGTGCGTGTCGCCGCGATCGACAGCCCATCGCGCGAAGTCGTGCAGCAGGGCCTCCTCCGTCTTCAGCCGAAAGCCGACCGCTCGACGGAGCGCCAGGTAGGCGTCGATGCTCGGCCTCAACATGACGCCGGCTCCGCGTCGGGCCAGGGCTGCGCGACCTGACGGAGCCGGCCGACATCCACCTTGGCGTAGAGCGCCGTCGTGTTGACGTCGCGGTGGCGCAACACGGCGCCGATCGCGTCGAGCGTCGCGCCGTCGCGGAGCAGCCGGGTCGCGAGCGAATGGCGCAGGATGTGGGTCCCCCGGGACGGCGCCTGAACGCCGGCGCGCCCGATCGCGCGACAGACGACATCGCGCAAGCCACTTGAGCGGAGCGGGTGGATGGGAGGGCGGGCGGTCAGGAAGACGTGATCCGTGGCGGCGGCGGGACGCTCGGCCTCCAGGTACCCGAGCATCGCATCGCCCGCATCCTGAGGCAGCGGCAGCCGCGTCTCGCGCCGCCCCTTGCCGACGACGCGCAGCCGTCCCCGCTCCCACTCAATGTCGCCGAGCCGGAGCGCGACGACGTCCCCCGCCCGCAGACCGAGGCGGGCGAGCAGCAACAGCATGGCGCGATCGCGCCGCGCCACGGGGCTGGGGCGATCGCAGGCCTCGATGATGCGCTCCACATCGGCATCCGCGAGGGCGCGAGGGAGCGTGGCCAGCCGCCACGTGGGCATCGTGGGCACGGCCGCGACGAGGTCGGGCGAGCACCGCCCGTGCACGACGAGCCACCGGAGGAAGCATCGGACGATCGTCGTGACGCAGCCCGCCGACGCGGGCGCATGCTGCTGGATGTACTCGAGCACGAACCGGCGCACGCCCGCGGCAGCCAGCCCAGTGGGATCGTCGCCCACGGTGGCGAGCAGGGCCTGGACCACCGGCACCGAGTGGGCCATCGTCGTGGCGGCCAGGCCGCGCCGGTCGCGCATCCACACGCTGTACTCGGTCACCAGTGGCGGACGGGTCGCCTCCGGCACGGACGTGGTCACGACGCCCACTTCGCGCAGGTACCGCAGGAACGCCTGGACGCGAAACGGCACACCCCTGTGGCCTCTACGCTTGCCACCTCGGCACCGGCACCGGGGCAGGTGACGGACAAAGCGCGCGAGCAGGTCCTCATCGAGATCTGCGATGGCCACGCGGCGCTGCACGGCCCACTGGCCCAAGTGGTCGGCGGCGTGCAGGTAGGAGCCGATCGTCTCGGACGAGTAGCCCGCGGCGCCCATGGATTCCGCGAAGCCGTCGAGACACGGCCCCGCCGGTCCAGTGTGGAGACGGTGGAGGGTGAGGGGGTTCTTGACGCAGCGCTCGAGCATGGGGTCCTCCTTGGGCCGAAGCCCGGTGAATGGGGACCCCAGCGTGCCCGAATTATGCGGACCGGGTCACACCCTCCGAGGTGACCGAAGCCGCGGTATTCTCAGCGTTCCTCCCGACCATGTGGGCGCCTGGTCCGCATAACTCCCCGGTCCGCATACTGCCGCTACGTGCTGAGGCCGCCGCTGGCCGAGCACCGCCTGCGGCGTCTGGCCGACGGGCGAGTGCGGCTGGAGCTCAAGCACCCCTGGAGCGATGGGACGACGTATCTGCTCTTCGAGCCGGTGGAGTTTCTCGAGAAGCTGGCGGCCTTGACGCCGCGGCCCGAGATCAACCTGGTGCTCTACCACGGCGCGCTGGCCCCGCCCGCGCGGTGGCGAGCGGAGGTCGTCGCCTACCGACGCACGGAGAGGGACCAGGCGACGGATCTCCGGGCGGGGGCCGCGGGCGCACCCAGGCCCCGCTACTGGACCTGGGCCCTGCTGATGCGCCGGGCCTTCGACCTGGACGTCCTGCGCTGTCCGCGCTGCGCCGGGCGGATGCAGCGGATCGCTACGATCGACGACCCCGCCGTGATTCAAAAGATTCTCGCCCACCTCGGCCTCCCGGGCGCGCGGGAGGGTCCGCGCCCCGCGTTGCCACTGACTG
Encoded here:
- a CDS encoding tyrosine-type recombinase/integrase yields the protein MTPIAPHITAFLRQRLAVDLRASPHTCDTYAYAFQLLFQFMNHALGVAPAALALEDLDAPLVLRFLDHLQQERHNTPRTRNARLAAIRSFMRFVEYRVPAALDQVRCVRAIPAQRTDTRIVRHLSAEEQRALLDAPEPTTRLGIRDRAMLLLALAGGLRVSELVGLRLDEVQFTGRYVDVRVRGKGRRERALTLWKSVGDTIRAWLAVRGDAPSPELFLNAWGKPMTRSGFECVLAKHVAATAARCPSLRAKRVSPHVLRHTCALTTLQATRDLRKVSLWLGHASTQTTDIYLQADPTEKLEALAAMTPPALRPGKFRPPDRLIAALRAPTVMRSSGAVNP
- a CDS encoding tyrosine-type recombinase/integrase encodes the protein MLRPSIDAYLALRRAVGFRLKTEEALLHDFARWAVDRGDTHVRTQTATDWAAAARSLWQRERRLRAVAGFARHARAEDPRHEVPPIFVFGRRHVRPRPHIYAPDELRRLLDAARQLPAIWPLRPQVFTTLFGLLASSGVRVSEALALRFGDVTSDGLVIRKAKFNKTRLVPLHETAAAALDGYLERRRRASTVSDYVFVSPKGGRLPMPTVTKTFLHLARHTGLRAGPGTPGPRIHDLRHTFAVRALEACPQGGSPVGWHMRALSTYLGHRNVADTCWYLHATPLLMRGVADACERFLDGGAR
- a CDS encoding tyrosine-type recombinase/integrase — protein: MLERCVKNPLTLHRLHTGPAGPCLDGFAESMGAAGYSSETIGSYLHAADHLGQWAVQRRVAIADLDEDLLARFVRHLPRCRCRGGKRRGHRGVPFRVQAFLRYLREVGVVTTSVPEATRPPLVTEYSVWMRDRRGLAATTMAHSVPVVQALLATVGDDPTGLAAAGVRRFVLEYIQQHAPASAGCVTTIVRCFLRWLVVHGRCSPDLVAAVPTMPTWRLATLPRALADADVERIIEACDRPSPVARRDRAMLLLLARLGLRAGDVVALRLGDIEWERGRLRVVGKGRRETRLPLPQDAGDAMLGYLEAERPAAATDHVFLTARPPIHPLRSSGLRDVVCRAIGRAGVQAPSRGTHILRHSLATRLLRDGATLDAIGAVLRHRDVNTTALYAKVDVGRLRQVAQPWPDAEPASC
- a CDS encoding transposase, producing the protein MLRPPLAEHRLRRLADGRVRLELKHPWSDGTTYLLFEPVEFLEKLAALTPRPEINLVLYHGALAPPARWRAEVVAYRRTERDQATDLRAGAAGAPRPRYWTWALLMRRAFDLDVLRCPRCAGRMQRIATIDDPAVIQKILAHLGLPGAREGPRPALPLTAAGAEQPTLPGVSV